Sequence from the Primulina huaijiensis isolate GDHJ02 chromosome 16, ASM1229523v2, whole genome shotgun sequence genome:
CAAACAGCGATCATTTTAACTACATTAAATcctttaattcaaaatccattATAAAATCCAAATTCATCGGTCCAAATGGAGCCCCCAAGAGAATTGTAGAAGGCCTGACGTGTCATCCAATCCATATGCGTTAAAAATGGCAAACAGATTACAACGAAGAATTTTCATGAATTCCAACAATTTGGTTATAAGAAAAACACCAGTAAACATGGAAATAGTTACCAGCTAGGCTGTTGGGATTATCACCAGACCAGTGAATGATCAGACAGTTCTTGTCGAATTTATACCTGAAAACATTTTATAACAAGTTCTATTAGAAATCCATCAAATTACACAAACATGGAATCCGTTAACAGTGAAACAACTGTAACCGAGGCCTCAAGAATTTATAATCTCACTCATTGCAGGCCAAAAATGTTTATCATGCTAATCACCACGTCTTGGTCCAAAAATTGTTTTATTAAAGGAAAAACTAGTCCATATTTAGCATTGGTTTACTGCTATTGAATGAGAAATTCAAATATGTAAAACAAAATTTACAATGAAACACCATACACAAAAGATTAAGATGCCACTGACCTCTCCACAAAATAAGGGGCAATTAAACCAGCTACCGCATGTGCAGGAGCTAATTTCCCAAGTTTTTCCTCCAAGCCTGGAGCAGTGGCCTACAGCAAACGTGCATAACATATGAAATCCATTTAGTACAATGAACCTCTACTGAAATAGAAACATTGGCTGGAACAAGAAATCAAAAACCAGTAATGAAGTATAAACAAACCTCCAAAATTAATTTTGACCAAGCCCTCGTTTTGATGTCCATCAAATTCATCCCTGCCCCATCCGTTTGATCAATACAAGCATATTTCCCGATGAAAAGAGATGCCATAAATGAGCTAACTAAAGAGATTCTCTCAGTATTCATATAAGCTTCTGGTTGTGTCTCAAATATTCTCCGAATTTGTGGACCCGTATATCTTTCATAAGCTCGAGAACCAGTGAGCTTTGACAACTCCAGTCCACCACCAACAGATTTCTCGATTTCTTTACATTGATAGGTAGTGCTACTATCCATCCATATAGGTGATTCTTTAACCGAAAATGCATCACCAAAATGATCCACCAACGCCTTCTTTGAGTCCAgtgatgaaagaattgaagaactCCCATTTTTCCAATACACGCTACCATGTTGCTGTCCACTACCCGAAATGGCAGCAATTTTTCCGAAATTTAATTTCAACTTTTCGAGTCTCTGAAGTATCAAATCCAATGCTTCCACCCACATTATAGTGGGTGAAACAATCCTCCCATTGACAGAAGGATCCCTATAAACACCATCTTTGGTTTTGTAATGGCTTAATTCAGaatcaaaattaattatatcataAGCTACAATATTAAGATTTGCATCCAATACGGTTGCCTTCAATGACCTGCAGGAAAAACgatcataatttttattaatttacataaattttCAATCTTGAACCCCGATCACTGAAAAAAGATGAATTCGACAAAAACCCAGAATAATTTAACAGAAATTCAATTGAATAAGCACTACAAATTGTTCTAAAAAGCATCTTCTCATCACACAAAATCTACTATTTGTcgttatataattaaaaaaatattgatccCATTGAATATCCGACGAACATCGGTGCAATTTATAATGAAAACTCACTGCGTAGAGCTATCAAATCCAAGAAAATAAGAATCTTTCGGGAGAGAGAAATCCTCCATTAGAGCAAATTCAAGGGAGCTACAGAGCTGGTGGACTTCAAAGATTCAAACCAAAAGGTACAAAAAAGTAAATACTTTgcagtaaataaatttttacagATATTTACGAATATAGGGGGTGATGGGTATTAATTTTGGATAAGAATAGATTTGTTCCAAAAGGATAAGAGTCAATCCATTGTTTAAAAACCTAAAATCACGCTTAGAATTTGAGTTGACTAATAATTCAATATCTTgacaattcaatattttttcaaaaaaatggtaaaaataattttggagtataattttaaattaaaatatcaaatttataaaatcaaatatatatatggatAAGTTTATCTCTCGTAATATTTGTtagttaattttgtttttgttcgCTTATTAGTAGTTTTTAATAtctctatcttttttttttgtccaatttatctaaaaattcaaattatctcagtaaatattattgataagccaaatcttatagagattttagggattttaattttataatatttgtgctTATCTAGAATTTTATTCCTAATTATGTGCTTATcttgattaattttataatgattgtagattttaataaaagagaaaaaatagcTAATTTGGGAGATAATATGATTCTACAAGACTtcaaaggaaataaaatatcaaaagaaagaaaataaaatatttttatgttttattatcttgagaaaattaaagttttggaagaaaatctGTGCAAATATTGATAGAGATGAAGTCTGATCTTTGAAATTAAATCTATACAATCTCATCTACAAGTTTTGAAATTGACTTGGGCTTCAAAGAGTGGAGGATTAAGCCCGTGAAGGATTATAAAAGGCAGCATATGTGTACAGAAAAAGAAGGCGCAAACAGAGAAAAAAATCAGCGCGGAAGTGAACAACAGAGAAGGAAAAACGGAGGAAGAGAAGGAGGCAAATGAGAAACGTACAGAAAAGGAGGCAGAGGATAGAGAAAGAGAATATAATACTACAGTGAATACATCAACGGAGAGGAAGGAAGACAGAGACAAAAACTGGAGGAATTCCTCATCACACGCCACAAATCACTGAGAATTCCTTtcactcattctttattttgttttcttctattcacttaaacataaattttcacttttgttttgaagttatggaataattttatttagactAAGACCATGATAGGGTCAaacaatactttgtttgatgttttgtttattttcaatatattatttttcttgattttaattattgattgatgttagtttaatatttcttgttaatagcctgatcaactatttacatgtttgttgattaatAACGAATCGGAAGATGATTGGTTAAATATAGCAACAAAGACGTcatcaacacatggttaaactgactagaaatagtattcggtttcagtgtgcggttttaggtgaaaactgaaattccacgaatatttaatgcatttagatgtaattaaattcaattagaaataattggactgttagatttaaatagatttattaactcgaggaatcgtttaataaataaaattggggATTTCACCGTGAttatcaagaattaaataattaattggatttTAACACGTGTCAACATAGTAGAATTTGGTACCGTTGTGTGTCttagttatttatttgaatttgaatcccTCCTTGATATTTGAATCTCTCGGTtttaattgatattattttatttaatattttagattaataatcgacatatcatctttttatttattttgtctagcttaagttaagtgataaaaattctagtaattaaatattagtctctgtgggatcgatacttggactcatcatccatttactataacttgacctagTCCGCTTTCTAGATTTATTCCCAACCGAAATCGTCGGTCAATTATATAATCAACAATCTATaagtatcatatcataataaaataatatatatatttttacacaaaaattatggaatacaaaaaaattaatatgacaCGCATCACTTACCACataataatagtatttattaatCGTGTCGACTCTATTTCTGCTTGCAGTAAAAAGTAAATCTTTTtagatgaaaaataattttttttacatgggTTGAATCGgatattcatctcacaaaaGTGACTCGTGAAACGATATGATAAAAACATTATTATCTATTAGATGTGTCGAATCGATCTATGCATatagtgaaaaataatttttttaacatgaaaataatacatttttacATGAGCGAGTCGAAGATTCGTACcacaaaattgacttgtgaGACAATTTGATAATAACACTAGTATCTATTAGACTTGTCGACTCCATCTATGATTAcagtgaaaaataaattttttgatatgaaaaaatatttttttgtaaaggTCGAGTTAGAAATTCATTTAATAAATCGACTCATGAGACAGTTTGACGAgagttttttaaattatataatatacgatattattaatttgagacacttttataataaaaaaaattagtctctaattttttgttttttcctcaAAAACACCTCTTCTTCATAATACTCTACTTGTAGGAGaaaacaacaataaaaaaaacatgtgcaATAGTTGAAAAagtatttaaatgattatttacttacacaaaaactaaataaattgaCTAAAATATCGCGGGACTTTCATTTTTAATTCCCTAGAGAaaactaacaaaaaaattacttttacaaaattttatatttaaaaatctatGGAATAaagtttttatctgaaatttcaTTTTACTAATTTGCCATATAAAGACCTTTTCTTTTGAGGGAAAAAAATTGGAGAAGCAGAGTGAattttagataatttttttatacataaattgGTATATAAAAtggtaattaatttttattctagTATATATTAAAAAGTATGTacaatatgtattttatttctcTTGAATAAGACTCGAATAAGATTTTGGATTGTAGTCATATAAATGAAACAATTGATATAGGAAGAtatgcattaaaaaaaattgagtaggTCTCAAAGAGCAGATACGTAAAAAAATATTGAGTAGGCCTCAAAGAGCGGATACGCATTCAGTTAGCTTTCTTACAGTTGATAGGCTCACAACGGATACGATAAGACCGATTATTCACTTTCTTAAGAGAGTGTAAAGGGTACAACCAACTAGGAGGGAAAAGACGGCTGTAGGACGGAAGCTATAAAGCGGAGAAGACGAGCCGATTTATACATGAagtgaaaagtaatacttttgatataaaaaataatatttttcatatattagctCGGGTTGAATatctatttcaaaaattaaCCTATGAGATGTTcttatatgaaattttatgatttttcttataaaataatttgtattaAACAAAACTTATTTTGATCcattaaaatacaagataatCTCAATCTTCTCCGAATTTTACAAATCTTATTTTTAAGTCGGTTTCAATAGCTGGTTAAAATAGTATCTACATATGTTTTGCAAGAATTTGAGTACATTTGTTTGTTTCTAAATCTTCCTTCGATATTCTCAAAGTCATTTGAAGAAAGAATCAAGATCTGTATTGTGTATCTATATtattctatattatattattNNNNNNNNNNNNNNNNNNNNNNNNNNNNNNNNNNNNNNNNNNNNNNNNNNNNNNNNNNNNNNNNNNNNNNNNNNNNNNNNNNNNNNNNNNNNNNNNNNNNNNNNNNNNNNNNNNNNNNNNNNNNNNNNNNNNNNNNNNNNNNNNNNNNNNNNNNNNNNNNNNNNNNNNNNNNNNNNNNNNNNNNNNNNNNNNNNNNNNNNNNNNNNNNNNNNNNNNNNNNNNNNNNNNNNNNNNNNNNNNNNNNNNNNNNNNNNNNNNNNNNNNNNNNNNNNNNNNNNNNNNNNNNNNNNNNNNNNNNNNNNNNNNNNNNNNNNNNNNNNNNNNNNNNNNNNNNNNNNNNNNNNNNNNNNNNNNNNNNNNNNNNNNNNNNNNNNNNNNNNNNNNNNNNNNNNNNNNNNNNNNNNNNNNNNNNNNNNNNNNNNNNNNNNNNNNNNNNNNNNNNNNNNNNNNNNNNNNNNNNNNNNNNNNNNNNNNNNNNNNNNNNNNNNNNNNNNNNNNNNNNNNNNNNNNNNNNNNNNNNNNNNNNNNNNNNNNNNNNNNNNNNNNNNNNNNNNNNNNNNNNNNNNNNNNNNNNNNNNNNNNNNNNNNNNNNNNNNNNNNNNNNNNNNNNNNNNNNNNNNNNNNNNNNNNNNNNNNNNNNNNNNNNNNNNNNNNNNNNNNNNNNNNNNNNNNNNNNNNNNNNNNNNNNNNNNNNNNNNNNNNNNNNNNNNNNNNNNNNNNNNNNNNNNNNNNNNNNNNNNNNNNNNNNNNNNNNNNNNNNNNNNNNNNNNNNNNNNNNNNNNNNNNNNNNNNNNNNNNNNNNNNNNNNNNNNNNNNNNNNNNNNNNNNNNNNNNNNNNNNNNNNNNNNNNNNNNNNNNNNNNNNNNNNNNNNNNNNNNNNNNNNNNNNNNNNNNNNNNNNNNNNNNNNNNNNNNNNNNNNNNNNNNNNNNNNNNNNNNNNNNNNNNNNNNNNNNNNNNNNNNNNNNNNNNNNNNNNNNNNNNNNNNNNNNNNNNNNNNNNNNNNNNNNNNNNNNNNNNNNNNNNNNNNNNNNNNNNNNNNNNNNNNNNNNNNNNNNNNNNNNNNNNNNNNNNNNNNNNNNNNNNNNNNNNNNNNNNNNNNNNNNNNNNNNNNNNNNNNNNNNNNNNNNNNNNNNNNNNNNNNNNNNNNNNNNNNNNNNNNNNNNNNNNNNNNNNNNNNNNNNNNNNNNNNNNNNNNNNNNNNNNNNNNNNNNNNNNNNNNNNNNNNNNNNNNNNNNNNNNNNNNNNNNNNNNNNNNNNNNNNNNNNNNNNNNNNNNNNNNNNNNNNNNNNNNNNNNNNNNNNNNNNNNNNNNNNNNNNNNNNNNNNNNNNNNNNNNNNNNNNNNNNNNNNNNNNNNNNNNNNNNNNNNNNNNNNNNNNNNNNNNNNNNNNNNNNNNNNNNNNNNNNNNNNNNNNNNNNNNNNNNNNNNNNNNNNNNNNNNNNNNNNNNNNNNNNNNNNNNNNNNNNNNNNNNNNNNNNNNNNNNNNNNNNNNNNNNNNNNNNNNNNNNNNNNNNNNNNNNNNNNNNNNNNNNNNNNNNNNNNNNNNNNNNNNNNNNNNNNNNNNNNNNNNNNNNNNNNNNNNNNNNNNNNNNNNNNNNNNNNNNNNNNNNNNNNNNNNNNNNNNNNNNNNNNNNNNNNNNNNNNNNNNNNNNNNNNNNNNNNNNNNNNNNNNNNNNNNNNNNNNNNNNNNNNNNNNNNNNNNNNNNNNNNNNNNNNNNNNNNNNNNNNNNNNNNNNNNNNNNNNNNNNNNNNNNNNNNNNNNNNNNNNNNNNNNNNNNNNNNNNNNNNNNNNNNNNNNNNNNNNNNNNNNNNNNNNNNNNNNNNNNNNNNNNNNNNNNNNNNNNNNNNNNNNNNNNNNNNNNNNNNNNNNNNNNNNNNNNNNNNNNNNNNNNNNNNNNNNNNNNNNNNNNNNNNNNNNNNNNNNNNNNNNNNNNNNNNNNNNNNNNNNNNNNNNNNNNNNNNNNNNNNNNNNNNNNNNNNNNNNNNNNNNNNNNNNNNNNNNNNNNNNNNNNNNNNNNNNNNNNNNNNNNNNNNNNNNNNNNNNNNNNNNNNNNNNNNNNNNNNNNNNNNNNNNNNNNNNNNNNNNNNNNNNNNNNNNNNNNNNNNNNNNNNNNNNNNNNNNNNNNNNNNNNNNNNNNNNNNNNNNNNNNNNNNNNNNNNNNNNNNNNNNNNNNNNNNNNNNNNNNNNNNNNNNNNNNNNNNNNNNNNNNNNNNNNNNNNNNNNNNNNNNNNNNNNNNNNNNNNNNNNNNNNNNNNNNNNNNNNNNNNNNNNNNNNNNNNNNNNNNNNNNNNNNNNNNNNNNNNNNNNNNNNNNNNNNNNNNNNNNNNNNNNNNNNNNNNNNNNNNNNNNNNNNNNNNNNNNNNNNNNNNNNNNNNNNNNNNNNNNNNNNNNNNNNNNNNNNNNNNNNNNNNNNNNNNNNNNNNNNNNNNNNNNNNNNNNNNCCAAATCTTATAGAGATtttagggattttaattttataatatttgtgctTATCTAGAATTTTATTCCTAATTATGTGCTTATcttgattaattttataatgattgtagattttaataaaagagaaaaaatagcTAATTTGGGAGATAATATGATTCTACAAGActtcaaaagaaataaaatatcaaaagaaagaaaataaaatatttttatgttttattatcttgagaaaattaaagttttggaagaaaatctGTGCAAATATTGATAGAGATGAAGTCTGATCTTTGAAATTAAATCTATACAATCTCATCTACAAGTTTTGAAATTGACTTGGGCTTCAAAGAGGGGAGGATTGGGCCCGTGAAGAATTATAAAAGGCAGCATATGTGTACAGAAAAAGAAGGCGCAAACAGAGAAAAAAATCAGCGCGGAAGTGAACAACATAGAAGGAAAAACGGAGAAAGAGAAGGAGGCAAATGAGAAACGTACAGAAAAGGAGGCAGAGGATAGAGAAAGAGAATATAATACTACAGTGAATACATCAACGGAGAGGAAGGAAGACAGAGACAAAAACTGGAGGAATTCCTCATCACACGCCACAAATCACTGAGAATTCCTTtcactcattctttattttgttttcttctattcacttaaacataaattttcacttttattttgaagttatggaataattttatttagactAAGACCATGATAGGGCCAaacaatactttgtttgatgttttgtttattttcaatatattatttttcttgattttaattattgattgatgttagtttaatatttcttgttaatagcctgatcaactatttacatgtttgttgattaatcacgaatcggaagatgattggttaaatatagcaacaaagacatcatcaacacatggttaaactgactagaaatagtattcggtttcaGTGTGCAGTTTTAGGTGAAAACTGAAATTCCACGAATATTTAATGCATTTAGAtgtaattaaattcaattagaaataattggactgttagatttaaatagatttattaactcgaggaatcgtttaataaataaaattggggATTTCACCGTGAttatcaagaattaaataattaattggatttTAACACGTGTCAACATAGTAGAATTTGGTACCGTTGTGTGTCttagttatttatttgaatttgaatcccTCCTTGATATTTGATTCTCTCGGTtttaattgatattattttatttaatattttagattaataatcgacatatcatctttttatttattttgtctagcttaagttaagtgataaaaattctagtaattaaatattagtctcTGTAGGATCGACACTTGGACTCATCAtccatttactataacttgacctagTCCGCTTTCTAGATTTATTCCCAACCGAAATCGTCGGTCAATTATATAATCAACAATCTATaagtatcatatcataataaaataatatatatatttttacacaaaaattatggaatacaaaaaaattaatatgacaCGCATCACTTACCACataataatagtatttattaatCGTGTCGACTCTATTTCTGACTTGCAGTAAAAAGTAAATCTTTTtagatgaaaaataattttttttacatgggTTGAATCGgatattcatctcacaaaaGTGACTCGTGAAACGATATGATAAAAACATTATTATCTATTAGATGTGTCGAATCGATCTATGCATatagtgaaaaataatttttttaacatgaaaataatacatttttacATGAGCGAGTCGAAGATTCGTACcacaaaattgacttgtgaGACAATTTGATAATAACACTAGTATCTATTAGACTTGTCGACTCCATCTATGATTAcagtgaaaaataaattttttgatatgaaaaaatatttttttgtaaaggTCGAGTTAGAAATTCATTTAATAAATCGACTCATGAGACAGTTTGACGAgagttttttaaattatataatatacgatattattaatttgagacacttttataataaaaaaaattagtctctaattttttgttttttcctcaAAAACACCTCTTCTTCATAATACTCTACTTGTAGGAGaaaacaacaataaaaaaaacatgtgcaATAGTTGAAAAagtatttaaatgattatttacttacacaaaaactaaataaattgaCTAAAATATCGCGGGACTTTCATTTTTAATTCCCTAGAGAaaactaacaaaaaaattacttttacaaaattttatatttaaaaatctatGGAATAaagtttttatctgaaatttcaTTTTACTAATTTGCCATATAAAGACCTTTTCTTTTGAGGGAAAAAAATTGGAGAAGCAGAGTGAattttagataatttttttatacataaattgGTATATAAAAtggtaattaatttttattctagTATATATTAAAAAGTATGTacaatatgtattttatttctcTTGAATAAGACTCGAATAAGATTTTGGATTGTAGTCATATAAATGAAACAATTGATATAGGAAGAtatgcattaaaaaaaattgagtaggTCTCAAAGAGCGGATACGTAAAAAAATATTGAGTAGGCCTCAAAGAGCGGATACGCATTCAGTTAGCTTTCTTACAGTTGATAGGCTCACAACGGATACGATAAGACCGATTATTCACTTTCTTAAGAGAGTGTAAAGGGTACAACCAACTAGGAGGGAAAAGACGGCTGTAGGACGGAAGCTATAAAGCGGAGAAGACGAGCCGATTTATACATGAagtgaaaagtaatacttttgatataaaaaataatatttttcatatattagctCGGGTTGAATatctatttcaaaaattaaCCTATGAGATGTTcttatatgaaattttatgatttttcttataaaataatttgtattaAACAAAACTTATTTTGATCcattaaaatacaagataatCTCAATCTTCTCCGAATTTTACAAATCTTATTTTTAAGTCGGTTTCAATAGCTGGTTAAAATAGTATCTACATATGTTTTGCAAGAATTTGAGTACATTTGTTTGTTTCTAAATCTTCCTTCGATATTCTCAAAGTCATTTGAAGAAAGAATCAAGATCTGTATTGTGTATCTATATtattctatattatattattgagCGTGATACTTTTAGAGTAACTACTTTAGAAGAcaccaaaatatataattccaTAACTACCCTTCTTACCCTACTAAAAACCTCCTCAAGACACTGCatgttttacataaaaaaaatttacttcatTATTAACAATCGCCGAAGTAACTAGTGGCGAAGTAAAAACCCAAAATTCTACtagtgaaaaaaaaatcatggggAATTTGTATTCCAATTGGAACATTCTAAAGTTATTGGAAGCATGATATATATCATGAATTTTATTGGACTAGACATCGCATGTGGGGTGAATAAGTTGAGCCGATTCATGAGTAACCCGAATGAGAATCATTTAAAGACTTTGACAATGGTTCTTAGATATCTGAAACACACTTCAGAGTATGGGTTGCATCACACAAAATATACTGCGGTGCTCGAGGGATCATTGATGCAAATTAGAATTTTGAAACCAAAAACTCCAAATCCACTAGTGGCTATGTCTTTAGCATTGAGAGGGTGTAGTCTCTTGGATATAATCCAAACAAACTTACATTGCTATATCTACTGTGGAGTCTGAGTTTCTAGCTCTAGAAAAAACTTCGGAAGAAGCTGAATGGCTACACAATTTTAGAGGATATTCCTTAATGCACAAAACCAATGCTTACAATAATGATACACTGTGAGAGTCAATATGATATTGCAAGtcacaaaataatatttataatggtAAGTCTCGACATATTTCATCGAAGACATAATATTATGGGACGATCGATCTTTAATGGGGTTACCACTGTTGATTATGTCAAGTCAAAAGACAACTTGACGGATCCGCTTACAAAGACATTAAATAGAGattaaatatatagtttatCAAGAGGAGTGATGTTAAAACCTATAAAATAAAGTTGTCACAGTAGACATTCAATCTTGTAGATTGTAGATCATGTGATCATGGTTCAATGAGACAAATAAACTAGAAAAATTTGAGAACAGacgggattttttttttctttttccttctcATTAATAGATGTTAAGTGTTGTAACATACCGATATAGTGATGTTAAGTTGtaattttaatgttttcttAGCTTGGAAAAGGCGTAGTATGACATGATACTTTTATAAGGAGATTACCTATGTAAGTGTGAGGACGAGCAGCCTAATTGAAACACTTATAAAGCTAAGATGCGTTACATGACCAAAATAGACACAACCTAAAAAACCAAATGGAATATTAGAGTGATTATTGTGTATGTACTATAATTTGATTTTACATAAACCGCCAAGAAGATCAAGATATCACATTCACTTTGTGGCCGAGTAAATCCAATAGTATTCTAATAACAAAAGTTCAAAGCTACAAACTACCTATCCAGATTCAATAGTTTTTTGTACAATCTCTTTTGGAATCATGTGCATGCATGCATATAATGACAATGATACACgtgattaaaatttgaaaacataatacataataacatgtatgattaatatttgaaaacgtGAGAATTAAATAGATATTTTTTATTGAGGGTTTTTTTATAGTAATTAGTTCTATATCAAAACCTACACTCTAATACttccataatttttatttatttttttgagtagAATACTTCCATAATTATGCTTGTACACAAGTGTTTTGACGTGCCAAGTTTTTTCTTGAGTACtattaaatatacaaaaaaaaatttaggatATCGTTATATAGATATTCTATTTGATCTctgattcaaaaaaaattatttatttatcaaatatattatttctcattataaatataaatcagatCGATTTATCTTTANNNNNNNNNNNNNNNNNNNNNNNNNNNNNNNNNNNNNNNNgtgtgtgtgtgttgttttttagttttttttaaacttttgatTGAGAATTGGTGATTGATTTGGGGATGTAACTTGTTATTCGAACTGAAGGAACGTTGGTGACGGCGAGCGCCCACATAGTGACGGCGGTGATAGGCTCCGGCGTCCTATCTCTGGCGTGGGGAATTGCGCAGCTGGGGTGGGTGGCAGGCCCGGCGGTGCTGATGGCATTCTCGATCACCACTTTCTTCACTTCGATTCTGCTCGCCGACAGCTACCGGGCGCCGGGACCCATGCACGGCGTTAGGAATTACACTTACATGGATGTCGTTCGCGCTCATTTAGgtactttattattttattaataatatattcatatttgtttatttaagttttacgataattaatttaaacaaataataatattatcaaaatttttagttATTATCTCATTTTTCATCTTaacattatttaatataatatttatgagtatgtctcttgtaagacgtctcacgaatctttatctgtgagacgggtcaacactaccgatattcacaataaaaagtaataatt
This genomic interval carries:
- the LOC140962038 gene encoding xylulose kinase 2-like, yielding MEDFSLPKDSYFLGFDSSTQSLKATVLDANLNIVAYDIINFDSELSHYKTKDGVYRDPSVNGRIVSPTIMWVEALDLILQRLEKLKLNFGKIAAISGSGQQHGSVYWKNGSSSILSSLDSKKALVDHFGDAFSVKESPIWMDSSTTYQCKEIEKSVGGGLELSKLTGSRAYERYTGPQIRRIFETQPEAYMNTERISLVSSFMASLFIGKYACIDQTDGAGMNLMDIKTRAWSKLILEATAPGLEEKLGKLAPAHAVAGLIAPYFVERYKFDKNCLIIHWSGDNPNSLAGLTLSSPGDLAISLGTSDTVFGITNEHKPCLEGHVFPNPVNENGYMVMLCYKNGSLTREAIRNQCADKSWDVFNSYLQETPPLNGGKIGFYYKEHEILPPLPVGFHRYVLENFNEDSVDGVKEHEVDAFDPASEVRALVEGQLLSMRAHAERFGLPSPPNRIIATGGASANKCILTLISSIFECNVHTIQSSDSASMGAALRAAHGWLCNKKGGFVPISSMYMDKLEQTSLNCKLAASSGCQKLVTKYALLMKRRMEIENNLVKKLGRL